ATCAAGTTCCCGAAATTGCTGTTcagtaagtacctaagtactaaCATTATGTTTAATTTGCTATACTAACTAACtatgttactatattttaatttattaattgtggtattgtataaatttacCTTATTGCCGGCGTATACCATTGTATTCTATTGTATTGAAATAACTGGGAatctaatattatgttatggtgattacatttgaaatataatttctttttcaattaagTAAAACGTGCATTTACGTTGTAACTAGAacttattaactgataaacctttatttttagGGAATCCTCATGTTCCACCGTCGACAATTGTAGCTAAAATCATAGAGTGTATCCTACAAGATGACGTGTGTCGTGAAGAAGCGCTGATGAAAGCGCGGCACTCCATAGCGGACATGCGCAGTGCCGCGGCGCCTGCGCCCGCTCCGCTGCGGCATCATTGACATGTCCGATATGTAATACAGCCAAAGAAAAAAGCATTCTCCAATGTTACTTTGATTCCTAATTTCTTTGCTATAATgttttacctacttatttggCGATGGAgttaattttgattgtttttcaAACTCCTCTGGAAGGATTGAGTAGatcattctaaattatttggaataggttaattttttgtgcaataagCTTCAATCTCAAATAAATGTGATCGAAGACAAGTACCTTCGTACTTAATATAACGACTTCGTTATTAAGTACCTTAGACGTCACTGCAATATGACGCTcatattaagtaattaattgagtatttatttgtgttgtattgtaaatttattgtgaTAAGGGATAGAGATATGGttaagaaatatttcaattatatttaatatgagAAATGGGTCAAGTCTGGTACATTTTGGACTGAAAATGAACAATGTGAAGAAAAACTAATATTGTGATATTTCTTAATTCTatgaagatataaaatatttactatgaAATATCATGTTATCGTGATTTTGAATCTGATTTCTCTGTAGATtgtattaaagtatttttatggtaaggatttaaatatctttaccTGTCTCAAGAGCTTACTTGGTggattgtattgtatttttatatctctcATAACTTTACCTTGTGATCTTTATATACTGAACATTCACTTTAATACGTAGGAAATCTTATCAgtcatattttcttataaataaataaatctataatgGAAGGTGTCGCACACCGCAGCCGCCGCCGTCAGCTTTGTTACTTTGGGAATTCATTGGCTTGAGGCGCGTGCGTGGGTTGTAAACTTGcctcaaaataaattgagaatttattaacttaaaataaatttaaaccatGTACATAACTACTTTATGAATtgttactattttaaatatttaatttttgtgtagttgttgttttgtgtaaaatagcgtacttataaaatacttgtttGTCTGATAACCCGTAGTTGTATAAGTGTTGGCTGTGGTGTATTTTCAGCgttactaaatttaaatgaattttagggtatatattatttttattaatttcacttaAATCGTCAATTTTAGCACCGTTAGGTTTGCGTCACACTTGTTTGTTTCATCACGTGGgtgtataggtatatttttgacacGCACTCGCTCGTGACCCATACTCTATTGGAGCGTAATGCAAGTTACGCCCAAATAATTCTACTTTCAGATCTAATATTCTACAAGTATATTGTACTAGTATGTAAACGAGATATAAAGATCttgattatacattttagattataataaattgaagataaaatataatatcatttagatattatattttacgcaCGACGCAATATTAGACTTCGAATTTGCTTTTTTGTGTTCTATTTGTTTAatactaaaatgtattgtgtttgCATACCACATCTAAACTTGTAATTCAACTTTATCATGCCACTGTCTGAAAAAGGATAAAACCATCTGGAAAAAGAATAATGAAGGCTTTTGTTTTGTAAGATGTTTAATTGTGccttatttacaaattttaagatttgtgTGTAAAGTCCGATACCTATGTCAAATGTCTGATCCGTCGGATCTGTAATTTATTGTCTAATATTAAAGcaaaaccatggaattagtaggtactcgttGTACTATAATTGCATGAACAAAACATTAAAGATTAAATTAGCCTGAAGAGCCTGACACAACGtcagtaattatttaataactataaCACCTATCTGCGTTTATATCTACTgactttaaaaatttcaatcatTATATACGTAAATGcgttttattaatgaatagaAATCAATACCATGGAAGTATCAACGATTGCTCATATTTATAACCTTAATGTGTACTTATACTATtgcgtaatttatttatttgggaaAGGAAGAATTGTGTGATCAAAACTGGcaacattcaaataaaaagcCTGTTTCTcgaaatacttttattattatttaatcactGACATATAAAACATCTacttacctaaaaataaatgttaatcaTATAGTAATGTATTAACCTAattactttcccatttatatatattatctcagTAACATGTCATATCATTATACCATCCTCCGATTAACTTGTGGCGAATGCAGTACTTTCTAAATTCATCAAATGCAAACATCAGCGCTGAAAATGGCAGTGCCAAGAACCACCTGAAAGTATGacgataattaatttttgcttAATTTTGGCAAATTATTTAAGTGGTGCCTACTTGGTGGGATGATGGCAAAATTTGGTCAGCAGAGGCCAGCAGCAGCTCTGTTGGGTGATATTGTGTGAATTTGTGGGTCACACCCAAGATCGGCTTCCAACAAGAGAAATCTTCAATGGTTAACTGCCCGGTCATCTGAGCTACCTAGATTCTATTGACAGAGGTTGAAAGTCTACTCGCTAGGCGCAACGGTTTGTGTGGTCACAACATATGTTatccttatttttatattgcgGGGGGTCTAATTAATTCGCATTAAAAATACCGTGTAATAACTTACCACTGCCATTTTAGTGGGTATGTCCGAAAGAATCCGTTGATACCAGGTACATAGCATATAACACTTGCCAGAACTAGTTCGAACACCAATCCCAAGTTCAGAACATGGTTACGCATACCTTTAACACAcgttttcattgttttatctcaatagatataaattttctattaatattgtcATCATCGCATACCATGGTTGCCCAATAATGGACTTGCACCCCCTCAATTAGAGAATTGTTCATATACCTACATTCAACAAATGGAAGTGGCATAGCCAATTCATAGATATAATGACGATGGATCAAAATATAAACCATAGAATTATAAATCGATGTCTTACCGACATGGAACAGCGAGTTGTATCTAGTTTTGCAGATGACGCCGTTCATCATCTGAGTAATAACAACGGCCACAAAGTAGGACGCTTGGCAAGCGCGTTCCAGCTCTTTACGTTCTGGATACGTCCACTCTTGGCCCAATGAGTCGCGCACGTCACTAACTGCTTCGTCGTCCCAGGCCTTCCTTATACCTTTTGTGTAACGTTATGAAACGtgaattgtaattttgttgcGACAATCTCTTCATTGCACTTATAGTTACACAGAGGAAGATACTGTTCCGTGCGTTCTGGTGCAATGCATTGATACACGATAGATCTCGAATTCAGGGACGGCCTTGAATTGGACAAACCTCTTTTTCCTCCCTAGTGAAGTGTAAGAACAATACCTGACTAgataattgatattataatacgTTGCCTACCAAATAAATCACTAGGATAAAATCCGTGTGATGCCATGACCATGAAGTATGCATACATCCCAGCACAAAATTCTATTAAGCCCAAGTGTCCGTAAACAAGTCTGAGCATTCGTGCAGAGACAAGAGGCTCAGACGATCGAGCCGGTCGCGCCATGACGTCGGCCTCTGCTCGCTCGTGGCCTAAAGCTACTGCGGGCCACATATCCGTGCCCAAATCTATGCAGAGTATCGTCATCACTCCTGAAATATAAAGAGTTTcatgatattataaagttatCTTTCGCATTAACggtaacttttattatagaaCTAGCTGATGACCGCGACTATGCTCGCGTGGCCGATCAacttttggtaaggagtcaaaattattacagaaatttagctatacagacaaagcgtagcgatacctatacagaagatgctgaACAgacttaaaaatgtttgttaatgcgttatttgtatattccctatagtttggctggaccattatgactcttcttcagatgtttcagattttcgatttttatatttcaacaggaaatgctcatcaggctggacaatttttgttaagacattatttatttatttcgtatagTTTTGCTGGACCATCATTGGTCTGTatcaggtgttctagatcttcgatttttatacctcaatagaaaatgctcatcagactgaacaacttttgttagagcgtcatttctacatttcctatagtttagctggaccatcatagttctccatcaggtgttctagatcttcgatttttatacgtcaacagaaaatgctcatcagactgaacaatttttgttaagtcgtcatttctatattccctatagtttagctgtaccatcatgggtctacatcaggtgttttagattttcgatttttatatctcaacagaaaatgctcatcagaatgaacaatttttgttaagtcgtcatttctatattccctatagtttagctgtaccatcatagtactccatcaggtgttccagttttcaaaatcatttataccctatatgttgcccaggcttaatagctatataacaaaaaaaaatttttcttaCTCTGGTGctgtgactctatcgcctaattttatttttatgtacatttattgaatgtataggattattttttctactgttttattatatatttatgacgGGACATGACTGATAAGTTTAAACTAACCTAATGGCAATGGTATTGAGAACATTATAAACATCAGAACCGGTAGAATTTCTGGTACGttggaaattaaaatgtagcaaacggacttttttaaattgtcaaaTATCCTTCGACCTTCTTCGATGCCGACCGCTATAGTAGAAAAATTATCATCCATCAAAATAATGTCAGCAGTTTGTTGGGAtacctaaaaaataaagtagcaatgtaaataatagggagtattactgcgcatttatcccgccagagtacagcactgtgtgctttggtaaacaaaagctttgccgccttttgctaagtCGATTGAGAGTCGTTTTAttgagtactttattaataagtatatatagttttccattatacaAACTGTAGTCACAATTTATGACAACGATTTTGGTGACAACTGTCTtctttttagaaaattgtGGCAACTgtgtctaataaaataaactgtttagcatgccacattttttattttcactaatatataaaagaaactaGCTCTTACGTGGTTtggcccgcgtgaatttcatggtaaaatctcggtcattctttaagaaaaatgatgaagagtatgtttaccaattttcagctttttatttcGAGATTTGTATAAGTTCCatctttcacccccttttGAAGGAGTTGAAggtaattttcagaaaaatctgtaaCTCGGTATtcaataatttgttgtaaacaacaaaatgcaaattttcaagtcactaacttcaacggtgtagaactatcgtataaaagtttttcaccctTTTCATCCCCTTCGGGATGGAATTTCCAAggatcctctcttagtgctcacctacactccagggaacctacatgccaaatttcagtttcctacgcccagtagttacGGTTGTACGTtgctgtcagtcagtcactcagtaacacaagagttatatatatatatatatatatatatatatatatatatatatatatatatatatagattgataaaaatatgatggttGCGCTAGTGTACGGGTTGAGTATGTCTTACTTGGGAGCCAGTGATTCCCATGGATATCCCAATGTCAGCTCGACGTAGCGCCGGGGCATCGTTGACTCCGTCGCCGGTGACCGCCACCACGCTGCCGCGTCGTTGGCACGCCTCCACTATTTGCAGCTTTTGAGTTGGAGACGTGCGCGCGAATACTGGACTCGGAACATTTATGTAAGTACGAAAAATCAGTTCTGTTCAGTTTGTAACCCAAAACAAGTAAAAAAGATTATTCCATATGCCTCTTCGCCACTTTTCTCTTTGAAAtcgaataaagattttattataggtgtttttttttatatttccaagTATCTACCTAGCAAAGTAAGCGACTCATACGTGTCTGCCAACTTTGGGTCCTAGTATCTTTTGCCCAGTATCCTGTAATTACCCACCCTTTAAATCTTCCACCCTTTAAATCGGAACACAACAAACAAAGCAAGCGCTGCTGTTTGGCGGCAGGAATAGATGAAGGTTAGGTACCAACACAGAAGACCTTTCTAACAAAGGTCGACCTCTGAATGTGCAATACACACATTCCAATTTATACCTAAATCTTAACATCTACCCCTCGCATGTCAAGGAGGAAAGATTACCAATCTCATAGTGCTTTTCAAGAGTCCAGTACAGTATTTCCGAGGTCATGTTTCTGAGTTCAGTGCCGGTGACAACATGACAAGACGAGGTCGCAATGCCGACCTCCCGAGCGATGGCGCGCGCCGTGGCCGGGTGATCTCCTGTCACCATCATAACGCGGACACCTGCCGCTCTCACCCTTGCTATTGATTCTTTTACCTGCATGGAAAACATTCATCgtagataacaataaatataatttttcacagTTACAATTCAAAGTACAAAAAGCAAAGCTTAGAAGAACCTGTTTCCACAAGTACTATGATTCGATAAATGTGTTTGGTGGATTTAAAACATATCCGTAGCAACATGACTTAGCTTATGTTGGAGTTATTAAAACacaagtaagtaggtacatagggATACGGAAAATCAAACCTCCTGTCGTGGTGGGTCTATCAATCCCATCAATCCAATGAAACGTAAATTTTCCAATGGGAAATTTATGTTGTCTccatcaaatttataattaaaaggaAACTTATTAGGATCCAACATTAAATCTGCAAATgctaaaattctttcacctggaaataacaataaacatgTAAATGGTACTTATTTCGGAGATTAATCATACCTACATAGCGCTACCATTAGCCTCTGCTCTGTAGGTACACCTGTATAAgaaaattcaagaagatttgtaTAGCAGATAGTGTGAagtgaagaggtaacatacAATCCAACGTAACTCGCATTTTGgaatttaggtatatttgtttggaatgatgtaaatgtaaacaatgaacttattaagtacctactataatgcattttaaaaattcaatgacATTACCAGTGTTGGCAAGGTTATCACATGATTTCTCCGCTGCTAGCCGTAGCTCTTTGGAGAAATCGACAGTTTTCTTTTCAAGTGTGATTGTTGAGCAACGAGGTAGTATGCATTCTGGTGCCCCTTTCATCACCAGCAAATATCTTGAAGATGATGTGACAAGATGAATTCCTACCTGAAATATAGCGAGTGAATAGGCAGGTAAAGCACTTAAACCTTGAAAGAAGTAGGAGAAGGTTGAAGTAGAGATGGATGGAGTGCGTTCGGTAGGATATAGCATGGATACAGCTAAGAGGAACGGTAAACATCAGTCAGAAATGGAGGAGACTAACTTGATGTAGGTACACACGCCACACAAAGTGGGTAAGGGTAATTTGCTGAATGAAATCTACCAAATATTATAAGATCAGCTTAGAGCGGTAGTCGTATGAGTTGACAATATAGGTgaccataattattataaacaaaaaagaccgaaaaaaagaaattcataTGGTGAGAGACATATAAGAAGATAAATATCGATTAACTCACTTGATATTTATTAGTGGAATTAAAAGGTATTTCAGCGACTTTAGGAAATCTTTCTCTTATTAAAGTAATGTCGTCATATTGacctaaaaattttaaaatagctgTCTCCGAAGCGTCGCCCTGGATGCCACCTTCAAGTTGTATCCTTGCGCTAGTACATAGAGCACCGCATAATGTCATTGCAGCAAAAGCTAAAGAAGATTACCTGAATTATTTAACTTCACCTAGGACTaggataatatattaatttacaatagtgTTATAGATGATACTACCTTCATGATACTGTGCTACATCTGAAACAACAAACAACTTCTAAGAGATCACATTCACACTTCTATATTAATACGGTAGATAGATTGTATGCAAATTACTTGCGAATTCAGGGTCAGTTATTAAATAAGTCTTGTTGGCCATCCATACATTCTGCACACCCATTTTGTTCTCAGTTAGAGTCCCGGTTTTATCCGAACAGATCACGTTGCAAGCGCCCAACGCCTCGATAGCTTCCAAGTTCTTTACAAGGCAGTTCTTTTTTACCATATTCTGAGCTGTGAGAGTCAATGAAGCCGTGATTGTTGGCTGCAAACCTACGAAAACGTATAATATGAGTACTCACTCGAATGATAACAAACAAGCTGCATAGGTTAAAAAGCTATAAACTGCTGTAGTCACCTTCTGGAACATTTGCCACTATGATGCCAATTACAAATATGGTTGTTTGCATAAATGGATATCCAAGCATCAAGGATGAAAAAGCAATAAGCACGCCGAGCAATAAAGCCCAGATCGAGACGAAACGCATGAAACGCTTGATTTCTCGAGCAAGGGGAGAGGGCGCCGGCCGAAGTCGGGCCACCAGACCAGCCACCCGGCCCAGTGCTGTCAGGTCGCCGCAGCATATCACTACGCCTGCGACATATATTTACTACTTGTTAGAATCCATTACGATTTATGTCTACTTTAGAAATTATcgtaaaattcatattattttggctacttgttattttaactaaagCTGCTTGTTTAGATTGTTggtaatcaaataaattcagTAGGTAGATTTTGAGCTTAAACCGAAAACATTGACAAATGCGAAGTTAACAGATGTAGGGAGACTACTTAAGTAATTGAGATAAATTCACCCATTGCCCAGCCTTCGACACATTGAGTAGAAAAGAATGCAACGTTAGGTGATTCCAGGATGTTGGCGACACCTTCGCTGTTGCTGCGCGGCACTGCTACACTTTCTCCAGTCAATGAAGAATTGTCcaccttaaaaatattaattttagattaatatactataataataatatttcaatagtcATGTTTTTATTCCAACCTTAGGGGCGATCCTAACAACTTTTCATAGGTAGATTTCAATtcatttcaacattttttgttgaatCATGGGCGGCACATGGTTCGACATGAATCacgacgtgaaaaagtgctaaTCTTCAGGTTTCACTCAGTCTACGcaaatttcaatgttttaagTGGaggttttaactttaaatccTTTGCTGTTTATGATTCTGATGTCGGCAGGTACAATGTCTCCGGCTTGGATTTTGACTATATCGCCTTTGACCAAGTTGACCACGGGCGTCTCGACGTAGAGCAGGCCATCGCGGATACATCTCGTGCACACGGGAATCATGTTGTTGAATGTCTTCATTATCTGCGACGGTTggtatatttagaaataaactttgataacacgtataataaaatgactaATACGTTATCAGTCAAGGTTCAACATGCAAGTAGTAACCTATAATATGAATCGTACTTTGGTCACGATAATACTCACcgttttgaataattttgcaaaaaatagaCACATGAGGTAACGAGCCACTTGTATCACTCATTTATCAGCAGCTGATAGCAATATATATACCGTATACAATatgtaactttatatttttttctttgtgcaAATTCTAGTCCCAATTTGAAAGATTCCAAAATTCCTAgtagataggtaggtatcaTAGGTGCTATACAAACGTAACCAGGGTCTCTGAGACGGGATTTCaatgtatgtaggtaggtatgtagcTAAAGGCTAAACCTTTTTAAAgaattaggtaagtatattagTGACGTACTTTTgagcttttataattttggtaaAAACTGAATAGTCCGCATATTAGGTCGACGGCAATTAGGACACATCCAAGATACAAATTGTCGAAACTGGCTGTTGGTTTTGTCGAAGTCTCTATCAGATATGCGACCAGACATAGCGAAGCTCCCAgccaaattaaaatagaaaaacctgaaaatttttaaattgtcacTACACTTAAcagtttttttaacaataaggTACAGCGTTCAGCCGATATGGCCTAACGTCGTCGACTAATCCTCCCTAAATGCATGTAATCATCAGGGACATTCCCACGGACCACGGACAAGTGTGCttgtatgatttttatatacaagaCGATAATTACAGCTGAGCATTCGTTTtacgaaacaataaaaccCACATTATAAGCAagtgtaagtaggtacctactgaaAATACACTTTTAAACCAAGTGTGTAAAGATATTATAGctaatgtaataaacattttgatagGGGTGACGACTgggattttttgaaatttcactTAGGAATCCTAATATTCGTCCCcggcagcggcggcggcgggtaTAAAATTAGGGGTGGTGAATGTAATGTTCGCATGCAATATAGGCACATCAAAGCGAGATTAATTAATAGGTATACAATAAAGCTACTTATATGTACTTCATCAACTATGATTATAGCCAGCTTTatgtaattagttttaaaacgGTAGGTACCTGTACACaatgatttaaaaagtacCGTCGCCCAACCATTTTGAGTCGCCGGTGTGAGCCTATTCGGTCCATAGTAGTCTAACAGCTCTGCCGCTCTGTTTGATGTCAGTCCATTAGTTGGATCAGTTCCCAACATCGTATACAACTGGGCTACGAAAAATACGAACATATTACTTTGATACAATAATATAGTAGTCGGTCggtggatgtttatttatatatgtatgtatatgttataaaatatagtatcgttgaattagtatcccataacacaagtctagaactttggggctagctcaatctgtgtgatttgtgctgatatatttatttatgctctGCAAGTATCCCagtcccaactaatattatacatgcgaaagtaagtttgtaacCTCTTCATAATTGAGtacagagaaggacataggatactttttattcagGAAAAAGCTATTGTTCCCAGATGGTTCCATATGAGATTAgcgaaaaacctgtattctctcataggtggcgctaaatgctccgatttataaattaattttaaatagatcgTTTAAATACTACTTTCTTTGAGGTGGATTTTTTGGCTCTTCTTTTAATTCCGAATTTTATTTGAGCAAAGCATCGTTCTTTCTTGTAggtcaaaattcaaattcaaatttctttattcaatttaggatgatatacatcacttattgacgtcaaaaaaattacttaaaagtctactgccggcttccaaagcgcaagtgaagaagaagcggcgcaacaaacttcaccgcagccttttctccaaggacgtcaattaacaaatataggtcttatatatatatatatataataaaaattaggaggacgaatatttacatcattattaaaaatgtcaaaatttgaataaataaataaaataaaatatgtatttccaataaaattattgaaaattgtcacacaatatatatatatatatatatataaataaaaagctaaatgtacaaaacgtacgtaataatgtcataaatca
This portion of the Plodia interpunctella isolate USDA-ARS_2022_Savannah chromosome 10, ilPloInte3.2, whole genome shotgun sequence genome encodes:
- the LOC128673298 gene encoding sodium/potassium-transporting ATPase subunit alpha-like isoform X1, with product MTAIYHFQCLIRYYSLQVVYKMAYKQSASTADDLFRPNNPKGLRSKDLSSTRLNELKKEIHTDLHLIPLAQLYTMLGTDPTNGLTSNRAAELLDYYGPNRLTPATQNGWATVLFKSLCTGFSILIWLGASLCLVAYLIETSTKPTASFDNLYLGCVLIAVDLICGLFSFYQNYKSSKIMKTFNNMIPVCTRCIRDGLLYVETPVVNLVKGDIVKIQAGDIVPADIRIINSKGFKVDNSSLTGESVAVPRSNSEGVANILESPNVAFFSTQCVEGWAMGVVICCGDLTALGRVAGLVARLRPAPSPLAREIKRFMRFVSIWALLLGVLIAFSSLMLGYPFMQTTIFVIGIIVANVPEGLQPTITASLTLTAQNMVKKNCLVKNLEAIEALGACNVICSDKTGTLTENKMGVQNVWMANKTYLITDPEFANVAQYHEAFAAMTLCGALCTSARIQLEGGIQGDASETAILKFLGQYDDITLIRERFPKVAEIPFNSTNKYQVGIHLVTSSSRYLLVMKGAPECILPRCSTITLEKKTVDFSKELRLAAEKSCDNLANTGERILAFADLMLDPNKFPFNYKFDGDNINFPLENLRFIGLMGLIDPPRQEVKESIARVRAAGVRVMMVTGDHPATARAIAREVGIATSSCHVVTGTELRNMTSEILYWTLEKHYEIVFARTSPTQKLQIVEACQRRGSVVAVTGDGVNDAPALRRADIGISMGITGSQVSQQTADIILMDDNFSTIAVGIEEGRRIFDNLKKSVCYILISNVPEILPVLMFIMFSIPLPLGVMTILCIDLGTDMWPAVALGHERAEADVMARPARSSEPLVSARMLRLVYGHLGLIEFCAGMYAYFMVMASHGFYPSDLFGIRKAWDDEAVSDVRDSLGQEWTYPERKELERACQASYFVAVVITQMMNGVICKTRYNSLFHVGMRNHVLNLGLVFELVLASVICYVPGINGFFRTYPLKWQWWFLALPFSALMFAFDEFRKYCIRHKLIGGWYNDMTCY
- the LOC128673298 gene encoding sodium/potassium-transporting ATPase subunit alpha-like isoform X2, which codes for MTAIYHFQCLIRYYSLQVVYKMAYKQSASTADDLFRPNNPKGLRSKDLSSTRLNELKKEIHTDLHLIPLAQLYTMLGTDPTNGLTSNRAAELLDYYGPNRLTPATQNGWATVLFKSLCTGFSILIWLGASLCLVAYLIETSTKPTASFDNLYLGCVLIAVDLICGLFSFYQNYKSSKIMKTFNNMIPVCTRCIRDGLLYVETPVVNLVKGDIVKIQAGDIVPADIRIINSKGFKVDNSSLTGESVAVPRSNSEGVANILESPNVAFFSTQCVEGWAMGVVICCGDLTALGRVAGLVARLRPAPSPLAREIKRFMRFVSIWALLLGVLIAFSSLMLGYPFMQTTIFVIGIIVANVPEGLQPTITASLTLTAQNMVKKNCLVKNLEAIEALGACNVICSDKTGTLTENKMGVQNVWMANKTYLITDPEFANVAQYHEAFAAMTLCGALCTSARIQLEGGIQGDASETAILKFLGQYDDITLIRERFPKVAEIPFNSTNKYQVGIHLVTSSSRYLLVMKGAPECILPRCSTITLEKKTVDFSKELRLAAEKSCDNLANTGERILAFADLMLDPNKFPFNYKFDGDNINFPLENLRFIGLMGLIDPPRQEVKESIARVRAAGVRVMMVTGDHPATARAIAREVGIATSSCHVVTGTELRNMTSEILYWTLEKHYEIVFARTSPTQKLQIVEACQRRGSVVAVTGDGVNDAPALRRADIGISMGITGSQVSQQTADIILMDDNFSTIAVGIEEGRRIFDNLKKSVCYILISNVPEILPVLMFIMFSIPLPLGVMTILCIDLGTDMWPAVALGHERAEADVMARPARSSEPLVSARMLRLVYGHLGLIEFCAGMYAYFMVMASHGFYPSDLFGMRNHVLNLGLVFELVLASVICYVPGINGFFRTYPLKWQWWFLALPFSALMFAFDEFRKYCIRHKLIGGWYNDMTCY
- the LOC128673298 gene encoding sodium/potassium-transporting ATPase subunit alpha-like isoform X3; the protein is MDRIGSHRRLKMVGRRYFLNHCVQIMKTFNNMIPVCTRCIRDGLLYVETPVVNLVKGDIVKIQAGDIVPADIRIINSKGFKVDNSSLTGESVAVPRSNSEGVANILESPNVAFFSTQCVEGWAMGVVICCGDLTALGRVAGLVARLRPAPSPLAREIKRFMRFVSIWALLLGVLIAFSSLMLGYPFMQTTIFVIGIIVANVPEGLQPTITASLTLTAQNMVKKNCLVKNLEAIEALGACNVICSDKTGTLTENKMGVQNVWMANKTYLITDPEFANVAQYHEAFAAMTLCGALCTSARIQLEGGIQGDASETAILKFLGQYDDITLIRERFPKVAEIPFNSTNKYQVGIHLVTSSSRYLLVMKGAPECILPRCSTITLEKKTVDFSKELRLAAEKSCDNLANTGERILAFADLMLDPNKFPFNYKFDGDNINFPLENLRFIGLMGLIDPPRQEVKESIARVRAAGVRVMMVTGDHPATARAIAREVGIATSSCHVVTGTELRNMTSEILYWTLEKHYEIVFARTSPTQKLQIVEACQRRGSVVAVTGDGVNDAPALRRADIGISMGITGSQVSQQTADIILMDDNFSTIAVGIEEGRRIFDNLKKSVCYILISNVPEILPVLMFIMFSIPLPLGVMTILCIDLGTDMWPAVALGHERAEADVMARPARSSEPLVSARMLRLVYGHLGLIEFCAGMYAYFMVMASHGFYPSDLFGIRKAWDDEAVSDVRDSLGQEWTYPERKELERACQASYFVAVVITQMMNGVICKTRYNSLFHVGMRNHVLNLGLVFELVLASVICYVPGINGFFRTYPLKWQWWFLALPFSALMFAFDEFRKYCIRHKLIGGWYNDMTCY